In one window of Patagioenas fasciata isolate bPatFas1 chromosome 34, bPatFas1.hap1, whole genome shotgun sequence DNA:
- the SKIC2 gene encoding superkiller complex protein 2 — protein sequence MELERIALPPPELPLALLELGGSGRFELRVGAPPGGGGATLPWGVPPFVPPPREELERLLLGSPEWLPPHHHERAPRAWQRSPSPQRLFALDPTPVGGGLRAQRDPKTGQIWGFTEELLPAVGLSPQNSLSLRRPPAPPGLSLRGCGTAFPFCPEELEEPPPPQPHDPPGGEDDVDFDTDLLTTPPGMKCGVQFQPPARGGPVSLSTLIQTLDAFDLGGTPEIPPHIGGVPDAPPPAPGGGSAGAPPPASPPPSPSPVEPEKPQGTEGTPEGEGEPWAVVIDTATPVPDFETLVPDPAIKWPFRPDPFQQRAVLSLERGHSVLVAAHTSAGKTAVAEYGIALGRRHLTRTIYTSPIKALSNQKFREFRETFGDVGLVTGDVTLRPEAACLVMTTEILRSMLYNGSDVIRELEWVIFDEVHYINDEERGVVWEEALILLPPHVKLILLSATIPNALEFAQWVGRTKRRRIRVISTARRPVPLEHFLFLGGGAAAEDTPTGSEDTPTGPKDTPPGMFLLMDRRGTFHTQGYYAAVAAQKAQSSKQGLSCGARTHNPGGNIAQARSVCLSLLRVLRGRGLLPAVVFSFSRGGCTALAQGLRGPSLVTPDERRRIHGLLHRWLQRLRGGDRELPQVLWVSELLERGLGVHHGGLLPLLKEVVELLFSMGLIKVLFATETFAMGVNMPARTVVFESLRKHDGSGFRDLLPAEYIQMSGRAGRRGLDATGTVIVLSRGPLPELSDLHRVLMGRPAPLQSRFRVTYSMLLNLLRVTGTSPMSPTRLMRRSFAEEPARRDTEAQSRRAAELRVTLGTMGDPEEPGGAMADLPRYHRTVGTLRATRGQLHRRVAESPGGLRVLAPGRVVIVSTPRHRNAPGLIVQVNPGPPGPTFTVLVLSERRPAGGARDPPDVPDVPYPEDLLLTRLFLPEGPCGPALEQLQPEDFGGVTTRTLRVDPQALLQELRPPRGGAHRSPPPAPLVASVLQELQRLAGGGGAGGVALLPPPLRDPDSVTLAAAARDLEAALGAFECVRSPRFPQQYSQFARRQRLREELEQLEFRLSDQSLSLLPQYQQRMEVLRSLGLVSPQGSLSLGGRVAALLSPPEPLLAELLLQNALGPLRPEESAALLAATLGGPRGDPPPRLPRALLQAVSQLRAIAQRLGRLQEAAGLPEGPEELESQLGCGLVEAAYEWARGMPFSEVTRLTEVEEGTLVRCLQRLDERLRQLRGAARILGDPALAAKLETATAQTRRDVVVTASLYTQ from the exons GCCCTGGGGGGTCCCCCCCTTTGTGCCCCCCCCGCGGGAGGAGCTGGAGCGGCTGCTTTTGGGGTCCCCGGAGTGgctgcccccccaccaccatgaACGGGCCCCAAG GGCGTGGCAGCGCAGCCCCTCCCCCCAGCGGCTCTTTGCCTTGGACCCCACACCCGTTGGGGGGGGGCTGAGGGCTcagagggaccccaaaaccgGCCAGATCTGGGGGTTCACTGAG GAGCTCCTCCCGGCCGTGGGGCTGAGCCCCCAGAACTCGCTGTCCctgcgccgccccccggcccccccggggcTGAGCCTGCGGGGCTGCGGCACCGCCTTCCCCTTCTGCCCAG aggagctggaggagccgCCCCCCCCGCAGCCCCACGACCCCCCCGGGGGTGAAGACGACGTCGACTTTGACACCG ATTTGCTCACAACCCCCCCCGGGATGAAATGCGGGGTCCAGTTTCAACCACCAG CGCGGGGGGGCCCCGTTTCTCTCTCCACCCTCATCCAGACCTTGGATGCCTTTGACCTGGGGGGGACCCCCGAAATTCCCCCCCACATCGGGGGGGTCCCCgacgcccctccccccgcccccgggGGGGGCTCAGCGGGCGCCCCTCCCCCCGCTtcgcctcccccctccccctcccccgtgGAGCCGGAGAAGCCGCAG gggacagaggggacccccgagggggagggggagccctGGGCCGTTGTCATCGACACCGCGACCCCCGTCCCCGACTTCGAGACCCTGGTGCCTGACCCGGCCATCAAG TGGCCGTTCCGGCCGGATCCGTTCCAGCAGCGCGCGGTGCTGAGCCTGGAGCGGGGTCACTCGGTGCTGGTCGCCGCCCACACCTCGGCCGGGAAAACCGCGGTGGCCGAGTACGGGATCGCCCTGGGACGGCGCCACCTCACGCG GACCATCTACACCTCGCCCATCAAGGCGCTTTCCAACCAGAAATTCCGCGAGTTCCGGGAGACCTTTGGGGACGTGGGGCTGGTGACGGGGGACGTGACGCTGCGCCCCGAGGCCGCCTGCCTCGTCATGACCACCGAGATCCtgcg gtccatgCTGTACAACGGCTCCGACGTGATCCGCGAGCTCGAGTGGGTGATTTTCGACGAGGTTCATTACATCAACGACGAGGAG CGGGGGGTGGTGTGGGAGGAGGCGCTGATCCTGCTGCCCCCCCACGTGAAGCTGATCCTGCTCAGCGCCACCATCCCCAACGCCCTCGAGTTCGCGCAGTGGGTGGG GCGCACCAAGCGCCGCCGGATCCGCGTGATCAGCACCGCGCGCCGCCCGGTGCCGCTCGAGCACTTCCTGTTcctggggggcggggccgccgccgaGGACACGCCCACCGGGTCAGAGGACACGCCCACCGGGCCCAAGGACACGCCCCCCgggatgttcctgctcatggacCGGCGGGGGACGTTCCACACCCAGGG ATACTATGCAGCGGTAGCAGCACAGAAGGCGCAGAGCAGCAAACAGGGGCTGAGCTGTGGGGCCCGGACCCACAACCCGGGGGGCAACATCGCACAG GCccggtccgtctgtctgtccctgctgcgggtgctgcgggggcgggggctgCTCCCGGCCGTCGTGTTCTCGTTCTCCCGGGGGGGCTGCACCGCGCTGGCCCAGGGGCTGCGGGGACCCAGCCTGGTGACCCCGGACGAGCGGCGCCGCATCCACGGGCTCCTGCACCGCTGGCTCCAGCGCCTGCGCGGGGGCGACCGGGAGCTGCCACAg GTGCTGTGGGTGTCGGAGCTGCTGGAGCGGGGGCTGGGCGTGCACCACGGGGGGCTCCTCCCGCTGCTCAAggaggtggtggagctgctcttcaGCATGGGGCTCATCAAG GTGCTGTTCGCCACCGAGACGTTCGCCATGGGGGTGAACATGCCGGCCCGCACCGTGGTGTTCGAGTCCCTGCGCAAACACGACGGGAGCGGCTTCCGGGACCTCCTGCCcg CGGAGTACATCCAGATGTCGGGCCGGGCGGGACGCAGGGGCCTCGACGCCACCGGCACCGTGATCGTGCTGAGCCGGGGACCCCTCCCCGAGCTGAGCGACCTGcacagggtcctcatg ggccgccccgcgccgctgcAGTCGCGGTTCCGCGTCACCTACTCGATGCTGCTGAACCTGCTGCGGGTGACGGGgacgtccccgatgtccccaacgcGGCTCATGCGCCGCAGCTTCGCCGAGGAGCCTGCGCGCAGGGACACGGAG gcccagagCCGCCGCGCGGCCGAGCTGcgggtgaccctggggacaatgggggaccccGAGGAGCCCGGGGGGGCCATGGCCGACCTGCCCCGGTACCACCGGACCGTGGGGACCCTGCGGGCCACGCGGGGACAGCTGCAC cgccgcgTGGCCGAGTCCCCGGGGGGGCTGCGCGTCCTGGCCCCCGGGCGGGTGGTGATCGTGAGCACCCCCAGGCACCGCAACGCGCCGGGGCTCATCGTGCAG GTgaaccccggcccccccggccccacgtTCACGGTTCTGGTGCTGAGCGAGCGGCGcccggcggggggggcgcgggacccccccgatgtccccgatgtcccctacCCCGAGGACCTGCTGCTCACCCGCCTCTTCCTGCCTGAGG gccCGTGCGGCCCCgcgctggagcagctgcagccgGAGGATTTCGGGGGGGTCACCACCAGGACGCTGCGCGTGGACCCCCAGgcgctgctgcaggagctgcggcCCCCCCGGGGGGGCGCCCACAG gtcgcccccccccgcccccctggtggcctcggtgctgcaggagctgcagcggctggcgggggggggcggggcggggggcgtggCCCTGCTGCCCCCCCCTCTGCGCGACCCCGACTCCGTGACCCTGGCGGCCGCCGCCCGCGACCTGGAGGCCGCGCTGGGGGCGTTCGAGTGCGTGCGGAGCCCCCGCTTCCCGCAGCAG tactcgcagtttgcgcggcggcagcggctgcgggaggagctggagcagctcgaGTTCCGGCTCTCGGACcaatccctgtccctgctgccccagTACCAGCAGCGCATGGAG GTGCTGCGCTCCCTGGGTCTGGTGTCCCCGCAGGGGTCGCTGTCCCTGGGGGGCCGCGTGGCGGCGCTGCTGTCGCCGCCGGAGCCGCTGCtggcggagctgctgctgcagaacgCGCTGGGGCCGCTGCGGCCCGAGGAGAGCGCGGCGCTGCTGGCGGCCACGCTGGGGGGGCCGCGCGGGGACCCCCCCCCGCGCCTGCCCCGCGCGCTGCTGCAG gccgTGTCCCAGCTCCGCGCCATCGCCCAGCGCCTGGGGCGGCTCCAGGAGGCCGCGGGGCTCCCCGAGGGCCCCGAGGAGCTCGAGTCCCAGTTGGGCTGCGGCCTCGTGGAGGCGGCGTACGAGTGGGCGCGGGGGATG CCGTTCTCCGAGGTCACGCGGCTGACGGAGGTGGAGGAGGGGACCCTGGTGCGGTGCCTCCAGCGCCTGGACGAGCGGCTCCGGCAGCTCCGCGGGGCCGCGCGGATCCTGGGGGACCCGGCGCTGGCGGCCAAGCTGGAGACGGCGACGGCGCAGACGCGCAGGGACGTGGTGGTCACGGCCAGCCTGTACACGCAGTGA